A region of the Vigna unguiculata cultivar IT97K-499-35 chromosome 9, ASM411807v1, whole genome shotgun sequence genome:
acttttggaAATAGCTACTTTAAGCTTTTAGACTATGTTCATTagtgctgataaaaaaaaaatcatgttcattaattatgcGAATATTTGTCCTGTTCTTTTATAGATTGGTacgtataaaaaaatatttaagattttatttttgttactttcatttttgtatacattttcatgtttttaaaataacaagtatgtatttttaatcaattataatattatacataatttattacttattgatcttaaataaatgaaaacaaaacaagcaTTGGTAAAAtgacaattaaataattttcctacatataaaaatatagatcAATTGTTCTTTACTCATAATCTCGTAAACAGAAAAAtctaaatatacatttttataataatgtttaactgttgcatatttttataaaaacatgtAAGGTAGCATGTTAAATGGATTAGTTAGTGTGGCATGTGATTAGTTTTTACCAAAATTTTAcgtaaactattttattaactaaaacCGACTAAAAAGAAGTATGTTTTAAacactaaaattatatataaattaagggttaaatatgtttttggtcccttaacttttagtaaattctggaattagtccatctctaaaactttggtccaatttagtcctccagtTTTATAattgcgtgaatttagtccttataaacaaattttgttaagtttattttacatCTCAAACGAGTTTACAACTtgaatactatcatgaaatacatttaaaacgttaaatataaatttaacaaaatttggtggAAATGATTACATCCTCACAGTTttaaagttaagggactaaaTTGGACTAAAATTTTCGAGaagaactaattccaattttcactacaaattgagggacaaaaacatatttaaccctataaatTAAATCACAGAAGTTTTGCTGCTCAACTATTTTATTTACGTATATTATTGTTTAACTTTCAaaatttcacatattttaatGTAGAACTTTAAAACACCATAGATAATTGATATGGGATGAAAATTGAATGGTACACTTTCCTACTTaactttcaaaatttgattctaacatccaacttttaaaactttgcagAAAGAACACTTTCGCAGAAGATATGAAAGATTATGAAAAAAGTTATAATGTGTTTGGTTTGTTGAAGCTTGAATAAGAATTACATTGAAAAAGTGATTCCTTTGCCTACTAAGTTGTGGTTCTTCATTCCACTATGCACTAATCAATCACATAAAAGGGAATCCAATACCTTCACACCAAACTTCACTCTCAAAATCAAACTCCATTAGAGAGGAAGCTTCATAGATGCTATGCCCACCATTCACTGCCTTAGAATTTATAACATTCTTCTTTTATCACCTATCTTTTTATTCATTAgagattataattaattattatattctaaTTAAACTTTCATCTTTatctattatttctttttatttttattcctaACTTTTGGGGGAAATACTATTGATTTTCAAATTCTAGgacaatatattaaatattattttcttaatcatagcttataattaagttttaaaagtattaaagcAATAGGTTACTATGCATATTATAAAGTTAGTGAtactaaataaatatgtatttaattatatttctagttACTATAGAATAAGTGGTTTTTTTAAtagagaaattatttttattttgtctctctaaaatttaaaatgattagTTGTAATCCCTTTAAAAATTTCAtccttgtaatttttttttaagtttacttCTTCTAaacaattaattacttttttattcttaaaatttattttaaaacaaataactaatatttaatttagaaatcaagGTTTTCTGATGCATCGATGTTGACATTGTATCCCATACATTagttgttgattttatttaagATTATGAATTGTCCTTTTGGTAAACAGATAAGTCAAAAGCAAAGCATCACACAATAACCTATACAAAGTAAAATTTCagcattttaaaagataaaaatgattttttttttataaatactacAATCAAAAcctattaattttagaaacattGAAAACATGTTTAGTACGACAAAATATAATccgataaaaaatattacttatatttcttaatttgcaTATATTATTTGAAGTATGTAAATAGAATAACCAAAAATGATAGTTAATTGTTTATCATTGGACCATGATACTTTCACATCTAGTAATTTTTTAGACtcactatatttttattaattttttttttctgttttcaaatacaaaaactcattttttaatgatcattttaaaaaatgggtTATGAAATAGTTGGTGAGTTTCAAATGATTATTTAATCTGTCTATTTGTTCATCTAACAATGCACTCATTCCAATATCTAAAACACCACTCCTCACTTGTCTATGGCAGCAGATGCAAATGCTGAAGGGATAATTCTAAGCCCTGCTTCATGTGGAGCCATGAAAGTTAACTGCCTTCTGCAACAAAACTTCACTTCATATCAACATAATTCTCCAGTTTTTAGAGTCTACATATCCAAATCTTCTATTCCCACATGGCCTGCAAATTTTAGCACCATTTTTTCCCCCTTCTAACCAGAGATCAAAATATCAATGCTATGTAACCGATTACGCTTACTTTTGGCTTTACAAAAGCATAGAACTTTATAGATCACTTAGGCTAATGCCTTACTTTGCTGCACCAAGTGCCATAACCATTGCAACACAGTTGAAGAAACTCCATtcacaaacaatttgagaagcAAGAGAAGAAACACGTTGTCATCCTGGTTCctctaaattaataaaaacataaccTCGTACACTGCAACTTGGGAAATTCTTTCACTTTTACCTTTTCTAACACACTGAATTTGCAAAAAAACTAACCCCTATACATAACTTTTCTGGTTTCGAagggaataaaaaaaatagagttgcACATTATTACACTGAATTgaagacagaaaaaaaaaaccatcatACGTCGACATCGCAGGGTGTAACTCCGAGGAGAGGAACTGGACCCACCAAACCTTTCTTCAAACCCATCAACACATCGCACTTCACATACAGTCCATAGTGCGCAGTTTTGATGGCACCAGCTTTCCACCTCACCCTGCCCTGAAATATGAGCCTCAGACCCACCACCCCATAAGCCTCGTCCACCACCAACCCGTTTGACACCTCCACCGACACCGGAATCGCGGTGCCTCCGATCACCGGAGACACCGATACCGCGGTGTGTTTACCCTGGTGCAGCGGCGGCAGCAGGACCTGTGGCGTTATGGCCTGGTTCCTGTAGGAGACGAAGGCTGATAACCTGTCGTAGTAAATGGAGACGCGCCTGTTGGGGTTCTTTATGAGGACTGAAAATTGCATGGTGGTCGACATGAGCGGTGGGGTGGTGGCGTTGAGGCCGTAGATGGCGGCTCCGATCACCGTGAAGCGGGGCTTGTGGGGACGGTAGACCAGCCAGAGCACGAGAAGAGTAACACCTGCTaagaggaggaagatggtgATGGCTGTGCATGCTGCACGTCTCGGATCATTCGAATCTTTGTCTTTCGACATTTTTCCTTTGTTTGCAGTGTGAGACTATGGAGTTTGGCagtgaagaagagagaaaagatgGAAGAAGTGAGAGGTCAATATAGGAGAGGAATCTAAGAGCAAAGTGTTTGTATGCTTttacttcatatttttttcatatatacatACACGTGTCTGTGTCTGTgtctcattttattttgtttttttttcttatgataaGCAACTCTCACTCTTTACACACTTTAATCATGTTTTGTAAATCATTATCCAACAATTGCTTGTTTTTAACTAAGTCTCTACAAAAAGAAAGATGCTGTAATAATGTGATAGATCACAAAAGTCACAAAGGAGAGTTGGAATTGGGTCACTTGGTATTGGAGTGCTTTTACATCTCTTTCaatccaatttttttcttctttacttGTTCTCCCTTTCACTTTTCTTTGCCTATCTCTTGCTAAGAATATAACTCTGTACATTTTGATTCTGATTACTCATCACTTCTTTTGCAGGCAATGTCTTTTACTTTCCCCACTCAGACTCCTAGCTATTTATGTGTGTTTTTCTCTCTCGTTTCACTTCTAATTGCATTTGCTTTAACTGTCATATGAAGATGAGTGAATAAAAACAATGAGTTAACTAATTAATTGCTTTATAAAATTAATCCAATGAGAATTGGGAACATTCCAAGTTTTTTGGTAGAAATTAGTTAGTAAAGAAAAGTAAGCCTGTAGATCTTGATCTTATTTAATTTGACATCACAGTGATTTAACAGAATGAATgaattgttgtaaattttctgATTCAATAAAAGGAAACTGTGCTTATGTCAGTGTATGCTAATAGTCAAACCTATATTGAAAATCAAATGTGGAACCAACAAAGTTCACTGCTTTCTGATGCAAGcttatgttaaaaaaaacaaaaagaataactTCTTTTTCATGGGGTCTGGTTTTTGCTCTGGAAAATAAATGAAGCACCAAAAGAGAACAAAAGTAGAGGAGGAGAGGGAACCGAAAGACGAGCTAAAGGAGATGTGCCTCAATTTGACTCCTTTCGCCGACATATGGATAAACTTAGACTTAAAAAATGAACAGTTTCTGCATGCAATGAAAGAGAGATGAGATATCAAACACTTATGTGTTTTCTCTTCAGCTATACACACGTTTGGTTCCGTTTGGACCATACCTCTCAAGATCCTACAGCAAACTCAACATCATGTGGTGTGTTTCCCACATCTGGCATGCACGCGTCGCATACAATTTATACACATCACACCTGTTATCACTATTTATGCTTTCGCTGCCCTAATTAAGACCTTCAAAACTGATTTATCcaaattataagaaaacatTAAAATCTATCATTAACTCTGTTTAAGAAAATCGTTTGCTATATTTTTATCTAAGCATGAAGTCTAGTAGTATTAGACATTAAATTTCGCATtagttaaaaacataaaaatagaatctgaaaataatatattagcaagaattaggaaaagaaaaatgaaatacatGAACAGTGGGGTCCAAGTGCTTTTACCAATGTTCAGTGATTACAGAAATTTCAAGCAAATTACCAATGTACCTACGCTGACTAGCTTAGCTTGATTGTGCAACCAAGACTCTAGTACTCTTAAAGGGGGCTCAAATGATCAATggaaatattaaaagattacaatccatataaaatataactccATTTTACATCTTATTTCAATCCTTTAAGATGAAAGCATACCACTGCCTATATAACGAATAACCCTATACTAGCATTCAATAGAGAAACATATACACGAGgtaaaatcaaaatttcaaatcaatccTACTAAATAATTACAATCCTACATTCTAAAAGACAACCAAGATGACCACTCATAAGAAAATACTAACAGCGCTAAAAGGAAACATGTTTCACCAGACACACTATACCTATAGTTAATCCTTGTCGAGAGAGGCAAATCAGTTCTggaagttaaattttaattcagtGATGAAGGTAATTTCAAGAAGccataagaaaataatttcaggAATCACCACCCAGATCTGATACCGGAAGACCACTGTCTACTTGGCGAACAAATTGTCCTTTCACCCGAGGGCGCTGCTCTGCCAATCTCTTCCGGCTTTGATATCGGACCTATGCAAAAAAAATCCAACAATAAGCAGCTGCGAGGATCTTTCAAAAGCAACTTAGACAAGAAAGTAATCACAATTTCAATGGTGAgattcttaattaaaatatggtatAGGAATTTCAAAATTGACTAGACCCGCTAATAACATAAACGCTAAACTACTGAAGTTTCAAATCCTAAATTGTGGCAGTTTCAGAAATACATGGCAGCAAGAATTGCATGACGCCCCGATAATGCCTTTACCATAAATATTTCAGAAGTAGCTCTTTCCAGAAGCAGTAATAGCACGGTAGCAATACCTTTTTCTCATAGCATCTGTCTTTCCGCTTAAGTCGAAACTTTGTTAGAGCTGCTTCTCGCTGGCTGGTGCGATGAGAATCTGTCCCTATGAATCCATCATGACTGAGGTGACCGATATCAATGAAACTTTCGTGGTTGTCCTGGGTTACCTTAGCTGAAGTAGCATTTCCATCACTTGTGCAGCCAATGCTTCTGTATACACCACTACAATTATGATTTGTTGTATCATGGTAAAGAGCGGTATCAGCAGTCTGACTAGCAGCAGGAGAGTCCCCTGTCTCAAAATCTAAATGGCTTTGgtcatttacatttttatcaGAAGCATGGGTTGCATCGTCAGAGCAGTGACGATGTTTTGAGTTGCGACTTTGAGGCTTAGACTGGGAGGAAGTACTAGTGGGAAGCGGAGAACTCTCTTTCTGGAACACTGATTTTGGAGCCCATATGGGATGGACACCTGATTCAGAATAAAGCATAGAGGGGAAGACATTTTCATTTCCAGTTGACTTGTGATGATCATAAGTAACCCCTGTAGCAGGAAAGAATCCAAGTTGACTGTTCGGTAATTTTGGATCAACTTGTCCAGATTGACCAATATCCGGAGTGGTGATTTTCTCCTTAATTTGATCTTTTGCACCATATTGATGAGAAGTAGATGCGTTTTCAAATAACTCACGGGATTTCTGAGAATCATGACTAACGTTTGTTAATTGTGCAGAGATAGTTGATGGTGTTGGACAAAAGGGCTGCAACAATTTACTACTACCATACctgcaaatttatttttatcacaaatCATTAAAATTATCTGTATTTTTTGAAAGCTCAAAGCAAGAATTGATACTGATTTCTTGACCTACAAAAATAGAAGGCAAGTCGTCCCACCCCTCCCACTAGAGAGTACACGTATGAAGCAGATTAtagaaataaaaggaaaaattgattttgctaaatttattattgttaggaaaaagaaaatttcatacAACACCTATCTTTAGTACTTGATTAAGAACGAAAAAGTCCAAAAATAGTAGAGAACTCACCTAGAAAAGGCAGAAGCATTTGAATGGTTCCATATTTGCCTTTCCTCAACTACAGCTTTGTATGAGCCTCCAGGAAAATATCTTATCGAAAGTTCCAATTGTGTATCAAAGTCAAACTTGGAAACGTTACCACTactgaaacaacatttttcatCAGTGCTCTTTGGGAGTGTCTTGAATGTACCAATCAAGTCAATGGCCCCAGTAGACGGACTTTCCAATTCATCACTGCATCCATGAATATCGGCATTAATCTCAGGATTGGTTTTGGTCAACTCTATTCTTAGAACTTCATCTTGATTTCTCATTTCACCGAAATCATATCCTTGACCTGGCCTTAAGCCTGTTGGTTTAAAAGTTTTGTTGCACACTTCATCTTCTGatataaatattgatttggCTGCAATACATGCTAATTGTAACTGAGTAACAAAATAAGGGCAAAGATTTTAACAAAAGTACAAAATAAAGGAAACTTGCGCACCTCCAGCTTTGTCATTATGTTTATCTGATTCCCTTTCACATTTTGTAGAGTTTTCATGCTTAATTGTGCCAATATCGCTCAGATTTGAAGAACTCTTCAGCTGTGAAATATCCTGAATATTTTTCATGCATATACTTTCAGCTTCAAAAATGGAGATGTACAAGTTCTCTCTACATAGGAGTTGGCAAAAACATgcaatttctaaataaaatcatgaaaccAGCCTAACCTATAAAAATTTCCCAAGTTGGGAGAAGAGTGGTTTCATATACATGTAATGGAAAAGGGATTCAAGGTTTATGTCTTTGTAAGTTACTCATGCCAAGCAATGAAAGTGATGAAAAGACTTCAGAAATTGAATTAGCgcaataaaaaattagttgtaGTTTCACACCTAACACTGAAATCGAGAAACTGACATATGAAACAGTCATATTACAACATGTTATTTCGGTGAAAGTTTAGAGGCTGGGAGAGAAAAACTTACTTGAACCTCACTTGTTTTCTCGCtgcattcattattttttggtGTAGAAGCCACAGAACCGCTAGAATCATTGCTAGCAGCATGATTTTCTGCAGCAAAACCAAGTTCAATCTGTGGCAGTGTTAAATTTTAAGGAGACCCGCTTATATGTATAGAAAACGTGAATTGaagcaagaaaaggaaaatacaaGTCAAAGTGTTCACACTAatagacaaaagaaaaatatcaaaacattgCCAGAATAATATTGAAGAATATGACGTACGACATGCCTTCTCCACACATGCTGCCACAAGTTTCTTAGCTCATTCTTGCGAACAGGTTTTATAAGAAAATCAACTGCACCTTTTAACATGCATCTGAACACCATGCTAACTGAATCGTGAGAAGACATCACTGCAAAACCATAAGAAGGTGAGAACAAATTTGAGTCCATTAGCCATATCTAACTACTAACAGCAACAAGTCAACTCATACTTATGACGGGAATGTTTTTGCAAACGTCATGCTCCATGATTAAACTAAGAAGTGAAAATCCAGATATTGATGGCAAATCCACTTCAGTTAATATGAGATCTATGTCAGATGCTTTGTTCTTCAATGTCTCCCATGCCTTTAGGCCGTCACAAACTGTGGCAACTGCATGCAAAAAATTGCAATTAAGAAGTTCATAAGCATCTTGAGCTTGAAGGTAAATTCACTTTTCAAACACTAACGTGGAAGGAAATAACTTACAGAGTGCCACCACAAAATACACATTTGCATGAAACAATAcactttatatttaattaaaacaaataacgaATATTTAGTTCAAGTACGTTGTGATTAGCTAACTGTTAAGACAAATTAAACTCCTAGGCCGAGAGCCATCTGCTGAGTAttttaaagattgattttgaTTTTCCTGCAGCAGAGTGAAGGTAAATTATGTTCTTCGCGAAGCTAATTCATACCTGGATTACGTGGCTAAGCGGGACATGCAGGAAAAAGGACCACATGAAGTCGTAAGTGAAACAAACAAGATTGATAGCCAGTTATTGAAATATCTACCTGTGTTCGTTTGTTTACTTTAAACACGTTTAAAGAGGAAATAAAGGTGGTTTTAATTTTCTCCAGAATTAAACAATATCTttcagaaaatgaaagaaaaaaaaaaaaaaaaaaaacctttgtAACTGCATTTACGGAGAAGTGCAGCAATGATCTGTCGAGTGGAATCATCAGCTTCCACAAGCAACACCCGGAGCACCATCCGAGGCAGAAAACGTTCCCACCGAACCATGGAGGCATTGTTGCTCTGTTCCTCCTGAGTCTGCATCACACCCTTTCCACCCGCAACCACTTCACTCATTCTCAAGCAATTTGCTTCTGCTGCATTAATCAAAAACACCACACCAAAACCCTAATTGCACGCGAGAAaagtaagaagaagaagaagaagacacctCATGCTGAGTCTTAAGTTCAGCAGTGAAAATATCTTAAAAGTCTGCTAAATTGAGTGGAggcggagagagagagagaaagagaatttCAGAATTTTCAAACCGCCTTCAATACTTTGCTTCACAACCGCGAAAATCCTACAAAATATCTTCTCACCACTTGCCACATACATGCATAGATACATGCGAACGTGAATCTCATCACTCTCTCAGATCTCAACTCTCACTCCATCTAAACGTGCCATGTTTCCCCTTCCGACGTGGCCCATTCTCCACCATTGGTTATTAGACACGTGCCGCATTCGTCTTCTTAGAAATGCCACGTCGTCTATGCGCCACCACATTTGAGAGGTCGTGGTGGCCACTGTGACACGTGGAGTTAATTATGTATATTCGTTTCTGCTTCCGTCACCCATCAGAAGCGAAGAAGAAGAGATGCAGAGGGTTTTTGTTCGGTCCAAAACCCTAATCACGGTTGCTTCCAATTGCATCTTCTTCCCTCCATCGCTACCCTTTTACTTGCAAAATCAAAAGCAGCAACGAGCGTTTCACAGCAACAGCAACAGCGGGAACACCCCTTTCGGATCACCAACTCGAGTTCAGAAGCTGATAGCTTCCCAATCAGACCCTCTTTTGGCCAAAGAAATCTTCGATGTTGCCTCTCGCCAACCAAACTTCCGCCACACTTACTCAACCTATCTCATTCTCATCCTCAAGTTGGGTCGCTCCAAACACTTCTCTCTCATCGACCATCTCCTCCGCTGCCTCAAATCCGATTCTCACCCCATCACCCCCACCCTCTTCACTTACTTGATCAGAGTCTACGCAGAAGCTGATTTGCCCGACAAAGCCCTCAAAACCTTCTACAACATTCTCCACTTCAATTGCAAGCCTTTGCCCAAACACCTTAACCGCATTCTCGAGATCCTCGTTTCCCACCGCAATTACATTCGTTCCGCCTTCCTTCTCTTTAGGGATGCCCACAGGTATGGGGTGGAACCCAACACCAAGTCCTACAACATTCTCATGCGCGCGTTCTGTCTCAATGGGGACATTAGCATTGCCTACTCACTGTTCAACAAAATGTTCAAACGAGATGTTGTGCCGGATATCGAGTCTTACCGGATTTTGATGCAGGCCTTGTGTCGGAAGAGTCAAGTGAATGGTGCTGTTGATCTTTTGGAGGATATGCTCAACAAAGGATTTGTTCCGGATTCTTTGACTTACACCACTTTGTTGAATAGCTTGTGTAGGAAGAAGAAGCTCAGGGAAGCTTACAAGCTTCTCTGTAGGATGAAGGTCAAAGGGTGCAATCCTGATATTGTTCATTATAATACGGTTATATTAGGATTCTGTAGGGAAGGGCGCGCTCACGATGCTTGCAAGGTTATCACTGACATGCGGGCCAATGGGTGCTTGCCTAATCTCGTGTCCTATCGTACGTTGGTGAGTGGCTTGTGTGACATGGGAATGATTGATGAGGCTAGTAAGTATGTGGAGGAGATGTTCTGCAAAGGTTTTTCTCCTCATTTTTCGGTTGTTCACGCCTTGGTGAAGGGGTTTTGTAATGTTGGTAGAGTTGAGGATGCTTGTGGAGTTCTTACTAAGTCTCTTGAACATGGAGAAGCTCCTCATGTGGATACTTGGATGGTCTTAATGCCTGTAATATGTGAAGTGGATGATGGTGGGAAAATCAGTGGTGCTTTGGAGGAAGTTCTTAAGATTGAAATAAAAGGACATACTAGAATTGTCGATGCTGGCATTGGTTTGGAGAACTACTTGATTAGGAAGATACGAGCCAACTCCACGAGAGTATTCTAAAACTTATGTAGGACTTACAACTTGCAATCATCCTTCTGTCATTCATGTGGGATCTTTGTGGTATGTTTGTTACTTTCCTACGTGTATAACCTACATAAAAATGCCCCGTCGACTATTTGCCCAAGAATCGGGCTCGCTTTTCTCAGATAGCCAAGGTTTTCTAGTGACGGTGTTGTTTGTTGAATGTCAATCATAATTATGCAACTCGACTGGAAAGTTGTCATAATATAACATACAAGTTTATAGTTGCAGACTGATTGAAGAACTTCATGCAGGTGTTTCCGGCACCAACTGATAGAGAAAACGTAAAATCTTGTCTGACTGAGTTGGCATATTGCAGCAATCCTTTCAAGCGAGCTTTGACCGCTAGCAGAGAACAACTTGTGTCAACCATTACATCTCGAGTAAGACCAGTGCTAGACAGCGATGAAACAATTAGCTATGAGCTTTTAGAGGCTGAGTATGCAATGAGGTGAATGACCCATGGGTTCAGAGACCTCTCCATACTGTTGAGACAAATGTGGCATGACTGCTAACAGATATGACACTTTGTTCATTTGAGTATTAACCTCATTGTGTAAAAGGCTTGAAGTCATTATGATGCAGAAAAGATTTAGCTAGGCGGTCTTCAGTTTAACCCAGATGCTAGAGCTTTGGTAAGTCACTTCAGTGTCATGACTCAGAACTGTTAAGGGACGAGTTTGCACGCCATACTCAAATGGCAACGATTCTAAATTTAGAAAAGGTTTGTGAGATTCTTCTAGATTTCTTGGGTTAGAACTCTTGACCTGGATATTAACTCCAGGAGAGGTTAGGGGTGTGTTGGGTATGCGGGTTGGTGTTAAACCAGAAGCGGTAGCCGCTGTGAAGTTGTAATATCCGTTTATATGGTCTcttcacaaatttttttttctttaaattttcatCCGATTCTTTAAATTTTCATCCGATAAGTATTACACCTTCGTTCTTACTACTTTTGGTGTTTAGTAAGTTAACTCACAATTTGCTGTATGAGTTGCATTGTTTGCTTCAAAGGCAAGAGAATAAGGAGCATTCAAATTTTCCACCGGAGAGGCTGAGATATTAAGCATATATACAGACCATCCTGTGTAAATTGGTTTTCTTTTGGAAAATCAATTTGGAacattcttgtatttttattttgcaaatcAATTTTAGAATACTTAAGGTGTATTTGATTCAGTTTTTGGAAAATTGATTCCAAATTTTGGAAACTAAACACATATTTATTTTCCATAACTAAACACGTCCTTAATTTAGTAAAGTTGTGTTGCATGTGTTTtggataatt
Encoded here:
- the LOC114164611 gene encoding NDR1/HIN1-like protein 12, translated to MSKDKDSNDPRRAACTAITIFLLLAGVTLLVLWLVYRPHKPRFTVIGAAIYGLNATTPPLMSTTMQFSVLIKNPNRRVSIYYDRLSAFVSYRNQAITPQVLLPPLHQGKHTAVSVSPVIGGTAIPVSVEVSNGLVVDEAYGVVGLRLIFQGRVRWKAGAIKTAHYGLYVKCDVLMGLKKGLVGPVPLLGVTPCDVDV
- the LOC114164607 gene encoding two-component response regulator-like APRR9, with amino-acid sequence MSEVVAGGKGVMQTQEEQSNNASMVRWERFLPRMVLRVLLVEADDSTRQIIAALLRKCSYKVATVCDGLKAWETLKNKASDIDLILTEVDLPSISGFSLLSLIMEHDVCKNIPVIMMSSHDSVSMVFRCMLKGAVDFLIKPVRKNELRNLWQHVWRRHVIELGFAAENHAASNDSSGSVASTPKNNECSEKTSEVQDISQLKSSSNLSDIGTIKHENSTKCERESDKHNDKAGAKSIFISEDEVCNKTFKPTGLRPGQGYDFGEMRNQDEVLRIELTKTNPEINADIHGCSDELESPSTGAIDLIGTFKTLPKSTDEKCCFSSGNVSKFDFDTQLELSIRYFPGGSYKAVVEERQIWNHSNASAFSRYGSSKLLQPFCPTPSTISAQLTNVSHDSQKSRELFENASTSHQYGAKDQIKEKITTPDIGQSGQVDPKLPNSQLGFFPATGVTYDHHKSTGNENVFPSMLYSESGVHPIWAPKSVFQKESSPLPTSTSSQSKPQSRNSKHRHCSDDATHASDKNVNDQSHLDFETGDSPAASQTADTALYHDTTNHNCSGVYRSIGCTSDGNATSAKVTQDNHESFIDIGHLSHDGFIGTDSHRTSQREAALTKFRLKRKDRCYEKKVRYQSRKRLAEQRPRVKGQFVRQVDSGLPVSDLGGDS
- the LOC114164608 gene encoding pentatricopeptide repeat-containing protein At4g01400, mitochondrial is translated as MQRVFVRSKTLITVASNCIFFPPSLPFYLQNQKQQRAFHSNSNSGNTPFGSPTRVQKLIASQSDPLLAKEIFDVASRQPNFRHTYSTYLILILKLGRSKHFSLIDHLLRCLKSDSHPITPTLFTYLIRVYAEADLPDKALKTFYNILHFNCKPLPKHLNRILEILVSHRNYIRSAFLLFRDAHRYGVEPNTKSYNILMRAFCLNGDISIAYSLFNKMFKRDVVPDIESYRILMQALCRKSQVNGAVDLLEDMLNKGFVPDSLTYTTLLNSLCRKKKLREAYKLLCRMKVKGCNPDIVHYNTVILGFCREGRAHDACKVITDMRANGCLPNLVSYRTLVSGLCDMGMIDEASKYVEEMFCKGFSPHFSVVHALVKGFCNVGRVEDACGVLTKSLEHGEAPHVDTWMVLMPVICEVDDGGKISGALEEVLKIEIKGHTRIVDAGIGLENYLIRKIRANSTRVF